AGGGTCAGCTCCTGCACGTCGCCGCGCACGCCGGCGGCACGCGCACGGGTCACGACGACCAGCAGCGTGACGATCGCGAGCACGGCCAGCGCGGCGAGGATCCACGGCAGCGGGGACGGCGGGTAGGCGACGGTGACCTTGACGAAACCCCTGCCGTACTCGTGGCCGGGGTCGGCGGCGTCGCGCAGCACGAGCGCGCCGGGGATCTCGCCGAGCGCCGTGCCGCTCTGGAGCACCAGCTCCACGTCCCGCTGGGTCTGGCCGACGGGGAACCGCACCGACGGGGAAAGGACCTGCACGCGGTCGCCGTCACGCAGCCCGTCGAGCACGAGCGTCGCGTCGATCGGCGCACCGGTGTCGTTGGTGACGGCGAGCGTGCCGCGCGCGACCTCCCCCGGCGCCACGGTCTGCTTCGGGATGTCGACGACGGTGCGCACCCTGCTGCCGGGCCGGCCGATCCTCGTCTCGTACGGCACCTTGTCCCCCTGCACCCCCACGGCGTCGACCACGCCGACGAAGCGCAGCCCCCCGGTCGCGGTGGACGGGACGGTCACCACGCCGGCGTACTCGCCGTCGCCGGCCGTGCGGTCCGGGCCGGTGCCGTCGTCACGCAGCCGTGCGTGCACCGGCTCCGGGACGCCGTCACCGGTCATGTCCACGCTGAACGTGAGCCCCTCACGGGCCGCGGGTGAGACCACGACCTCCTGCCGGGTCTGCAGCCGTGACCGCACCACGACCTGGCCGCCGGGCTCGGGGTTCTGCTCGTCCAGGGTGATGGTGGAGCGCACGGCCCCCTGCCAGGTGACGGCGGCGACGACCCGCTCGGGCCGCGCACCCGGCGGGGCCTGCACCTTGACGGTCCACCGGCCGGGACGGGGCAGCTCGACGCGCAGGCCCTCGACGGGGCTGTCCTCGCCGTACACCTGGAACGTCGAGCCGTCGTGCGCGCCGGACTTCGGCACGACGTTCCCCTCGGGGTCGATGTAGGTGACGGTGAACCGGGGGTTGTACTTGGCGACGGTGATGGACGCGTCGGTGGCGATCTCGGGGATGTCCAGCCGGTACTCGGCGCCGCCGGCGTCCACGACCTGCGGGTGGGCGACCTGCGAGCCGGCGCAGCGCGCGGTGCTGTACACCCGGACCATCGCCGCGAAGACCTGGTCCTCGCGCTGGATGAGCTGGGCCGCGGGCCGCGAACCCGTCAGGTTGTTGCAC
The window above is part of the Sphaerisporangium rubeum genome. Proteins encoded here:
- a CDS encoding VWA domain-containing protein, with translation MPLTFLFALPLAAAPAAAVPSPIQVQPIDVVILVDESGSLSQSAVTAERAAAALLAVGEFSSRSRVEVAGFGSKNAGAQAALDVVCPLGPLATREDREAVVDCVRDLRRRTPEEGNDTDHVAAIGRAVSTLRGSGEEGRQKIVFLLTDGVLDVRRSPNYGDSPDTRQNAARQYLKAHLREAAEAGIQIWPLGFGKADLGQLKEFAVGKPCNNLTGSRPAAQLIQREDQVFAAMVRVYSTARCAGSQVAHPQVVDAGGAEYRLDIPEIATDASITVAKYNPRFTVTYIDPEGNVVPKSGAHDGSTFQVYGEDSPVEGLRVELPRPGRWTVKVQAPPGARPERVVAAVTWQGAVRSTITLDEQNPEPGGQVVVRSRLQTRQEVVVSPAAREGLTFSVDMTGDGVPEPVHARLRDDGTGPDRTAGDGEYAGVVTVPSTATGGLRFVGVVDAVGVQGDKVPYETRIGRPGSRVRTVVDIPKQTVAPGEVARGTLAVTNDTGAPIDATLVLDGLRDGDRVQVLSPSVRFPVGQTQRDVELVLQSGTALGEIPGALVLRDAADPGHEYGRGFVKVTVAYPPSPLPWILAALAVLAIVTLLVVVTRARAAGVRGDVQELTLVLYRGDREAARWRAPVGRTRKLEFVIRDPHGLPQFDRPARGDQVYEVSRGGADGGLFLRTPEGDRRGVRPGVPEPIGDGLTVAVLDGRLTARTPAGPYDPPDPYGGSTTSYGEGSSTGPYSSSSSGDPLL